GCACCGGAAGACCCAGATCATCCGCGTCGACCCCGGCCACGCCCCCCGCCACCACGATCCGCTGCTGGCCGGCGGTGGTCTTGACCACGGCCGCGGCCGGCAGACCACGGGGCGTTCTCAGCGGGGCCCGGATGGTCCAGGTGTCGTTGGCCGGGTCGTAGACCTCCACCGAACGAGAGGGCACACTGAAGCGGCCCTCGCCGCCGATCACCCACAGCTTGCCCCCCAGCGCGACCGCCGCGGCGTGCGAACGGGGCGTGGGCATGGCCCGCTTGGTCGACCAGCCGGTGCCGTCGAACACGCGAACCTCCGCACTGGGCGTGTTGCCGAGATACCCGCCGATCAGGTACCAGCGCCCATCCAGCACCGCACTGGCCTGGCTCAGCAGCGCCGTCTCGGCGGTGATCTGGTTAAGCCTGGGGGCCTCGAAGGCCAGCGTGGTCGGATTGAACACCAGGTTGTGCAGGAACGGGACATCAATGTCGCCGCCCGCCTGCTTGACCTCGGTGGCCGCGCCACCTCCGATATAGATCTTGCCGCCGACCATTCCGGCCCCCACCTCGGACAGGCGCGCCGGCATCGTCGCCACCTGATCCGCCTGCCCCGTCGGGTTGTTGAGGTCCAGGCGAAACACCCCGGAGGACCCCACCCCGTTACGCTGTCCGCCAAATACGAACACCTGATTGCCGGTGCGCACCACCCCGCTGCCCCACAGGGGAAACTGGCTGGGCAAGGGGTTCGCATTGACCCATTTGGCCGCGCGCGTGTACTGGAGCGCGTGGGTCGCGCGGGCCACCACGGGCGAAGGGGTATCCGGATCGATGCTGACCGGATCAACCTTCGGTTGGGCCAGCCCCCCGATGATGAACATGGCCTCCTCGTTATCGAGGCCCACCCCCAGCCCCCCGCCGACACGTCCCGGAAGAGCATCCCCGTGGCCGCTCTTGGCCAGGCTGACGCTCGGATAGAAGGGCACGGCCAGCTCGTCACTGAAGCTGACGGCAAAGCTGACGCCGGTGAAGTCCGGGCCGGCCTGATCGGTCAAGGGCGTCACCCGCAACTTGTAATCCTTGGAACTGGGCGCAAGCGGCCCGATCAGGACGGGTTCTCCGCGGGTCGACACGACCGGGGCCGAGATCGGGTCATCGATGCGAAACTCCAGGGGAATGTCCTCCGGCGCATCCATGACGCGCACCATCACGTAACCGGGCTTCTTGACCCAGGACGGGTTCGGCGTCGGCAGGTTCTTCGACGTGACGTTTTCCAGGGCCGCGGCGATCGCTTCCACGTTCAGCATGCGCG
This window of the Candidatus Sericytochromatia bacterium genome carries:
- a CDS encoding kelch repeat-containing protein, with the translated sequence PDHRHGPGSREVAVAFLSPRRIAVGGFFTPACGESTPVAFEGCQAEEYGTWRNLTPVRRALASLLACLLASSGQGCQGMAPPVSVQAPGTATLVLRLPTAPRTLQGIAPTRRARIVVEARDILAPLSQDVDLAAANPIASITQVPLGRVRVVTLNYLDAAGAVVPGLSYGGYTDVNAGVNRLAISDLTTVYSQIYLYWLNRLAQTAASNLEPSNLEWVVNQVLTTYNPASPRMLNVEAIAAALENVTSKNLPTPNPSWVKKPGYVMVRVMDAPEDIPLEFRIDDPISAPVVSTRGEPVLIGPLAPSSKDYKLRVTPLTDQAGPDFTGVSFAVSFSDELAVPFYPSVSLAKSGHGDALPGRVGGGLGVGLDNEEAMFIIGGLAQPKVDPVSIDPDTPSPVVARATHALQYTRAAKWVNANPLPSQFPLWGSGVVRTGNQVFVFGGQRNGVGSSGVFRLDLNNPTGQADQVATMPARLSEVGAGMVGGKIYIGGGAATEVKQAGGDIDVPFLHNLVFNPTTLAFEAPRLNQITAETALLSQASAVLDGRWYLIGGYLGNTPSAEVRVFDGTGWSTKRAMPTPRSHAAAVALGGKLWVIGGEGRFSVPSRSVEVYDPANDTWTIRAPLRTPRGLPAAAVVKTTAGQQRIVVAGGVAGVDADDLGLPVPADAVEELIP